The Gopherus flavomarginatus isolate rGopFla2 chromosome 16, rGopFla2.mat.asm, whole genome shotgun sequence genomic sequence AGGGATGATGCCTTACCCATTAGCATGCCCAttgcctccctgccccaggaaacACCATGAAGGCTACCTCCCTCAACGGGCTACCACTAGCCTCACATCCTTAAAGTACAGCCAACTGCCCTGTTGCCTTCTTTGCCCAAGCCTGTCTGAATTCCCATCACCTCTCATGCCCAGATCACCAGGAGCCTTCAATCTTTGGGCATTACCAGCCTTCCTGTCACAACTCATCCCCTACATCATGTGCATCCCTACTCCATCAACTGCACATAACCAACTCAGGCACCATCAGCATCCCTGACAGCTCCTTTACAGAGGGCTGGATCAGCCACCCTGACATAATCCAAACACAGTCACTGGCTAGGAAGAAGTTTGCAACAGATGAGTTATGTCACTTTGTGGCCTTCTGGAAGATGATCAGACAGCACAGTGACAGGCATGAGAACCTTGAATAGAAAGGTTCCCTATCTCTCCTCCTGCCACTGGTGCAGTTACTTTATGAGGTTTTACAGTTAACTCCAAAAGACTTGGCACTGTGCCTTGTCTCTATAGTAGGATTTTATCACCTTTAAATTCTCACCCTTGCTACCAATAGTTGTGCTCCATCTTCAGGAGCAGTGCTAGGAGCACTAGTGGCCACATGATATAACCAGCCCCTAGCATTTTAAGCACCCTACTGTCTCACCCTGTTCAATACAGCTCTAGATTATACTGTGGTTAGAATGCCAACAGTTGCTGGCATAGTATCCATGCTAACACTTTCACTGATGTATCTgaaccagcagcagcaacagaagaAAACTTTAGGGAGAAAAACCCAGCATGGGTCAGGCCTGTCAGTAGCAAGCCATCATgtcccagagccctccccatgcCAAGCATTGTGCCTTATGCATCGGCTGCCTGGTAAGATGATCCTCATCGTTATTGGCATTATGTTAACACCTAGGAATCCCAATCAAGGAGCATGTACCCACTGTGCTGGGAGTCTTACGGACAAGTAACAaggcagacagtccctgccccagagagctcacaaccTAAATGTCAGGCAGGTCATAAGAGGTGGATACCATGCCCACAGCCTCCTTTCCTCACGAAAAGACAACTTCGTTGCTGCCTCCCAAGGCCCTATCATCTTCCCTCTCATTTCCATTCCTGGAGTGGCATCAGCCCACTGCCCccatcctccctgccccagcagtctgccctccacccccagcacctgtCTTTCAGCATGGCAGCATCCCCCTGCACTcatctccaggcaccagcctccctgctcctttacTCCTTAGAGCACCATCAACTCCATGTCCTGACCCTCAGTTCTATCAGATCCTCTTCAAGACAGCTGGTTCCCAACCACCCCAACAAGCCCTAGCATCAGGCTCCCAGCACTAGATCATCCCGCCGACCCCTCCCCTGACACCAGCCTTCCATCCGCAGGCACCTGAGACTGAGCCCCATAGCAATCCCTCTGCTGTCCCTCCCAGACAGCTGGATTGCCCTTCTGCCCCTTACTCCCTTCCCCGAATAGCTATGTTGTGTCCCTTCCCCACCTCGGacacctggggccccacccccagaATTCCTCCCTTACTTCCCTCACCAGGGGCCCTgccacactgctgcccgcacaaCCCAAACACCTAGGGGCCTGCCCCAGCatgtcccctccccactccagacACCTggtgccccacccccagagctccccccTTGCCAAACACCCGGACCCCCAACATTCCGCcttgctcccctccctggacacccaagtccctgcccccagcaacCATCGCTCTCCACCCCGGGCACCTGGACCCCCGgcaccccctctgctccctcccggACACCtggatccctgcccccacccccaggaccccccGCGCCtcgcccggacacctgggtctcTGTCCCCGCCCCAAACTGTCCAGGTTTCAGCACCCCGGacggggccgctccccaggctccGCGCCGCCTCCCcgcagggccgggccgggcgccGAGTCCCCGGCGGCGGCTCCGCTTTGTCTCCCAGCCGGCCGGGCTCCCAGCGGACACTCACCCGGTCACGCGCCGTCCCCGCCTCCCGGGCGCCCAAGGGGGCCGGGCCCGCAGGGCTCCTCAGCGGCCCCGGtgcagccgccgccgcctcctaCCCGGCTCCGGCctccgcagcagcagcagcgccgggGACATGGTCCCTTTAAACCCCCCCCCGCCTCGGGGGCCCAGCCAGTCCCGCTGCTGCCGCTGCCTGCGCCGCTTCGGCCGCTCCCCCGCCCCTCTTCCCGCGGCGGCGCCAGAGCGCGTCACTGAGCGCGCGACAGCGCAGCCGCCGCCATCTTGGAAGAGGCAGGGAGGGCAAGTCCCTGGGCCGAGGCCGGGCCTCTCGCGCCCCGCAGCCGCCATGTTAGGAGAGGCAAAGGAGTCATTCGCCAAAAGCATGGCTTCCCTCCGCGCGGCACTGCTGGATTACGTCACCCGCAGTATGACcgtcagggcccccaccatcTTGGGAGACACAAGCCAAACTGACCCGGGTAAGCCACGCCCCATTGTCGTGGCGCAAGCGATTTGCGTCACCGAGCAGCGACGCCTGTTCTCTACCGCCATCTTAGAAGAGGCAAGGGAGGCAAAGACAAGTCCCAGGATTTCGTTCATCCTCGCGGGGCGGGGTTTCTTCCCCCCTGAGGGGATAACAGGCTTGAGGTcagcctctcctccctccctcccacaggtgTCAGGCTCTCCCGCGGCAGGCTCTTCTCACTCACAATGGGTGACTGGCTCAGGCTTTGCCCCGCTCCCCCTCACAGGGTGGGAGCCTCTCTGCGGGCAGCAGGCGTGGAGCTGTGCTGCAGGTGGCTGTGTGTCCTTCAGGAGACTGGGTGTAAAAGTAACCCctggagcagcggttctcaaacttaatTGCACTGCGGCCCCCTTCTGACACAAacaattactacacaaccccaggagtggggaccaTCTCCCAAGCTCCGCCATCCTAGGCAGGGAGGTCAAGTGGCAGGCCTGGGGCTTGAAGTCCGGGGTTCAAGCCCTCCTGCTTTGGCCCTGGGGCACAGGctttggccccagcaagtctaactctAGCCCTGATGACCCCATTAAAAttgggttgtgacccactttggggtcctgacccacagtttgagaactgctgccttaGAGTGATATCAGTGAATATTAACCCCAGTCATGTGACACTGATATTTTCTGCCCATCACATGATCAGTCTCCAGTGACTCAAGAAACTGGAGCAAAAAAATCTAGGCTAAGACAATGCCAAGTACTGTCATTGGCTTTGGGAGAGCAGTAGATTCCGAAGAGCATGTGACTAGCAAGCTGCTTCTTTTGCAGGTACACCACAATCTGCGCCACTACCACCAACACCACTGAAGGTCAGCCTAAAAGGAGGGCAGATGACACCAAGGAGAATACTGCCATTTCTTGCTAAGACACAATTCTGCTGATAAAAGAAACactcctccagcctgacaatgtGAAGTGTCAGAAACCCCAAACAGGAACCAGGTAATGGAGCTGTAGTGGTGGTCATGTGATCAAAAACCCACTGATGTTCAGATAGAATTATTATCAACAGGTGTGCAATACGATTCATAGACTCCCAGGCCAaatgggaccattatgatcagctTGTCAGACCTCCAGTAGAACATGGAAgttccccaaaacaattcctacaGCATAGTTCTTTTAAAAGTGTTCAattttgatttcaaaattgtTAGCGATGACCCTTGGAAAATTGTCCTAGTggaccctcactgttaaaaatgtacaccttattttcagtctgaattgaTCTAACTTTAACTTCTAGCCCTTGGATTGTgttatttctttctctgctatattgaagagcccattattaaatagtgATTCCTCCTATAGATACTTAAGTCATCCCTTAACCATCTcgttgttaagctaaataaattgagctctttaagtctatcactctaaggcatattttctaatcttttaaatcattcttgtggcAAACAGCAGAGgttaacagagggagtttgcctggggagAGCCCACTGAGGGTTTCATTTTGCAGGCTTCTCTGAGTAAttactgcaacagctgaggaagctcttagaaggaaggtaatatgcagaggtgaaagtaagcctgtCCGGTCCCCTctggcatactggcaagagccagtacaccgtgctgGTCCACAGCGGCTTCCACGGcggggattaaaagggctctggactgccctgtaacctgagccagggaggggggagatgtgtcagcacctttgcccaggaagccggacaaaggaagaggccagctGGAggaagttagttcagtttcggttttgggctgagtggttggaattcagggaatcccaaactgggaactaagcttcctgaacctccagaaggacttgattgaggggtcctggttgtgcctccaagctctgctgtaacctgcattcctgttgtccagtaAACCTTCTGGTAGCCGTCATTGTtatcctgtgggtgctcctggctggccttggtgaggtcagtcagggcgCCTGGGTAGACATGGGTGCGCCTGGccagccttggtgaggttggtcggaggcacctggacaaaaatgggaatgacttcaggtcattctctctctaagttttgtgtaatggagattcagtcctgcctggaatatcatgccagctggaggcttctgcctcaggctgctctcccagtcggcagGATCATgtggtcgcacctaccccagcctacctcttgctcccatggctcatgaagcctggacagtagtaaggagcagtccaactataggctgagcaagtgcagaatggtggttcactctacttccctgtaagtcaactgtcctcccctttgatctctgcttgcagaggcaataaagtcagtgttgtttcaaattcatgcatttgtaagcaaagtcaggCTGAGTTgtatcctgacatctggtggtgaattgtggcaagtgtggaaaagaacttcaggggctcatcttgtttgcataggcatacccaccctgcctagcatgagcccacagcagccccaaatggtcactttggcagctgtgggatccccagtttctctgttattggggcaggaggaataaagtattgttaccctgattatgtgaaacaaggacaatgaaactgttttctGACAGAAAGTCTCATCATCAACTAAGGAGCACTCGCTATACAAGGGACataggttccaaaacccagtgaatagaGAGAATATGGCGATAGGTATGTGTACTtgatggtttgggcccctgttgtGGGGCTAGAACACTAATTGCAtgtccttctctttctcctctactgttaaatagcagagctaattttgattccattaagagtctagttacagatggctgtgctgaattcactttgggccaatggtacACTAGCACTAGGGCTCccttactacaagctgaaatcactaaagagctaaaattactgagctgagatcactgagtgctgcatTAATTAGTggaggagcctgaagatatattgcttaGCAGCTGGCAgaatggagcagtttgtgggacagatgaagcagcccatggaacagtgagcagagctgaacagtttgtggggacagctggagcagagcagctggcagagcagagaagtttgtgggatggttggagtggcccacggaacaaggagcagagctgagcagtttgcgggaacggctggtagagcggagtagttcatggtgaaggctgcagcagaaccccacagagaggcGGGGCAGTTGGCCTCGGACCACATAAGGTACCCcgcatgccccctccccccctcatttccacccaggctggtgcAGGGGTAAAACTCtgtagataaacttttgaactctggggctgcactgaccagggacagagacttttgggttgttggacttttggatgatttttggttgctggactcaagagacttttgggacttcaGGGTGATCGGATTTAAGACCCTGGGAAGAAAAGGATACTGCTAAACTTATTTGGggatgggtcttttgctcatggtttgtgttatgaatcctgtttgtggtgtttcctcgACATAATACTGCATTATTTCCCTCCttcattaaaaggattttgctacaaacTCCATACTtgcgagagggaaagtattgcctcctagaggtgcccagggggcggtatgtaattgtcccaggtcactgggtggaggctcaagctggttttgcattatgttattgaaacggaacccccagatactgaacccagcccttgttgctgccaattccttattaattcatcacacaaagggGGGGATAAaggccaaggtagcccaggaggggtggggtagttgtagaggCACCCTCTAGAAtcacatgcagctcatcatttctgcgggatgtctggggctctgagctggagcagccatttgcctctctggttctttagtaggcttgcctgatattccaggcaggactgaatctccattagacagaACTTAAAGAAATAattgacctggggagtcattcccatttttgtccaggcgcccctgaccgacttcaccgaggctggccaggagcaacTAGGAGACAGCaacagacggtacagtatgactggtaactgtctttgccaacttgcaaaggcaaggagctgctgctgtgtagcactgcagtaccgtgtctgtcagcaatacccaggagatgtacagtgacagtgagctgagcaggctccatgcttaccGTGGTATGttatctgcacgggtaacccaggaaaaaaggcgagaaatgatttttttgctgttgctttcgtggagggagggggggctgacgatatgtacccaaaaccacccgtgacaatgtttttgccccatgaggcattgggagtgcaacccagaattccaatggggggtggagactgcgggaactgtgagattgcactgtggtagctaagctccgaaagtcgatgctagcctcgacaccgtggatgcacaccactgactTAATAtgtttagtggggacacacacaaaggACAGTATCAATCGACTTCTTAAAAAAACCCTATTAAATTgaactaatttcatagtgtagacataccctaagagagcagtatgactactcagagctccggtatgaaactgcaggaaaaacccaagtctctggattaagtttagaattgtgagcaacaagggtggtgtcgtggtgggagtctgctatagaccaccagaccagggggatgagatagatgaggctttcttctaggcaacttctgttagttgccagatcgcaggccctggttctcatgggagacttcagtcACCCTAATATCTGCTGGAAGAGCAATACAGtgttgcacagacaatccaggaagttttggaaagtgtaggggacaatttcctggtgcaagtgctagaggaaccaactaggggcagagctcttcttgacctgctgcttacaaaccaggaagaattagtaggggaaacaAACATGGATGGGAACTTGGCAGACAGTGActatgagatggtcgagttcaggatcctgacacaaggaagaaaggacagcagcagaatacggaccctggacttcagaaaagcagactttgactacctcagggaactgatgggtgGGATCCCCTGGGGGAAATAATGTGAGGGGCAAAgtagtccaggagagctggctgtattttaaagattccttattgaggttgtaggaacaaaccatcccgctgtgtagaaagaacagtaaattTGACAGGTGAccaacttggcttaacagtgaaatccttgctgatcttaaacacagaaaagaaccttacaagaagtggaagcttggacaaatgaccagggaggagtctaaaaatattgctcaggaatgcaggagtgaaatcaggcaggccaaatcacacttggagttgcagctagcaagagatgttaagactaacaagaaggatttctttAGATATGTTAGCAACAGGAAGGTGGCCAAGGacagtgtgggccccttactaaaTGAGgtaggcaacctagtgacagaggatgcggAAAAAGCtactgtcttcacgaacaaggtcagctcccagactattgCACTGGGCatcacagcatggggaggaggtgacaagccctctgtggagaaagaagtggtttgggactatttagaaaagctagatgaGCACAAATCtgtggggccggatgtgctgcatctgagcgtgctaaaggagttggcagatgtgattgcagcgccattggccattatctttgaaaactcctagACGacttgaaaaaggctaatgtagtgcccatctttaaaaaagggaaggaggaggatctgggggaagtacaggccagtcagcctcacctcagtccatggagcaggtcctcaaggaatcaattctgaagcacttaggagaggaaagtgatcaggaacagtcagaatggattcaccaagagcaagtcatgcctgactaacctaactgccttctattaGGAGGTAACCGGCTCTGTggctgaggggaaagcagtggattacttgactttagcaaagcttttgatacagtctcccacagtatgctTGCTGGCAAgttgaagtatgggctggatgaatggactataaggtggatagattgtcaggctcaatgggtagtgatcaacggttcCATGTcgagctggcagccggtatcaagcggagtgctccaagggttggtcctggggctggttttgttcagtatcttcattaatgatctggaggatggcacggactgcactctcagcaagtttgcaggtgacactaaactgggaggagtggtagatcgcgagagggtagggttaggatacagaggaatctagacaaattagaggattgggccaaaataaatctgatgaggttcaacaggacaagtgcagagtcctgcacttaggatggaagaacctcatgcactgctacagactagggaccaaatggctaggcagcagttctgcagaaaaggacctagaggttacagtgaatgagaagctggttATGAGTCAGTGTGCTcttttgccaagaaggctaatggcattttggcctgtattagtaggggcattgccagcagatggagggacgtgatcattcctctctctttgacattggtaaggcctcatctggagtactgtgtccagttttgggccccacactacaagaaggatgtagaaaaattggaaagagtccagtggagggcaacaaaaatgattagggggctggaacacatgatttatgaggagaggctgagggaactgggattgtttaatctgcagaagagaggaatgagtgggggatttgatagctgctttcaattacctgaaaagggggttccaaagaagatgggtcTAGATTGTtcttagtggtagcagatgacagaacaaagagtaatggtctcaagttgcagtgggggaaggtttaggttggatattaggaaaaactttcactaggagggtggtgaagcactggaatgggttacctagggaggtggtggaacctccttccttaaaggtttttaaggtcaggcttgacaaagccctggctgcagtgatttagttgggaattgctcctgctttgagtagggggttggactagacctcctgaggtcccgcccagccctgatattctatgattctgttctgagccctctccaatttatcaatatccttcttgaattttaGGTATtcgaactggacacaggattccagcaatgGTTACACCAATACCAACtatagaagtaaaataacctctctattcctacttgagattctcctgtttacGTATCCCAAGATTTCATTAGCTCATTTGGGCACTGGGTTATATTGGGAGctcgtgttcagctgattatccaccacaaccctcaaatctttttcagagtcactatttCCTAAGatagagccccccaccccccaatcttCTAAGAAGGGcttatgttctttgttcctagatttgagtttacatttagccatattacatcacatattgtttgcttgtgcccaatttatcaagtgatccagatcactttgaatcagtgacctgtctttttaattatttaccactccaaattatgtcatttgcaaactttcagtgattttgttttcttccaggtaattgataaaagtgttaaatagcataggcctaagaaccaatccctgtatgACCCCCACCAATAACACACCCATCTCATTCttaatttacaattacatttggaGACCTATCCATTAGtcaatttaatgtgtgccattgtAATTTTATGTTGTTTTAGTTTAAATCAAAGTGTTAAGTGGCACCAAAAATTCTGTAAGGTATTTgactaagtatattacatcaacactattacctttatcaaccaaacttgtaatctcatcaataaAGATAAaaagttagtttgataggatctattttccataaacccatcttGAGTTGTATTCCTTACGTTACACTCCTTTAATTCTTGATTAATCAAGTCTCATACTAGCTGCTCCATGATGTTAGTTCAGGATAGTGTCAGGCTATcccatttatgattttaaaaaaattggcacaatgttagctttcttccaatcttctggatcTTCTCCAGTGTTAAGACACTGAAGATTCACATTAACTGGCCAGCAAGCCCCTCAGACAACTCTTAAAtatcttggatgcaagttatctggacctgctgatttaaaaatctgaCTTAAGGAGATCATGTTTAAATCCTCCAGcaatactagtggaatggaaagagtgttatcaccaaatgatggggaaaaacagatgacaAGTCTCCACTATAAAACAGAAATAGTTGTTGAACAttactgccttttctgcattattactgaGAGTTCTACCATTTTCACCTAGTAATGCACCAATATCGttatcaggattctttttgttcctaatatctttttaaaactcctttttgttcttaactctgctggtgatagatttctccttgtacccttttgcttcccttatcagttttctatAATTCCTAATTTAAGAAATTCCagggatgttttagtactggcagtgTAAGACCTCCAGGATATGTCACTCAGactgaagcccccccccccccccatcttcaTTCAGCTTTTTTTCTCCCCCTACACATTACAGACAGGCCCATGAGATGGTTCCCTAgtatgatttggtggtctgtagctgACATCAACTAATACCCCATCTTGTCTTTATtggttaggacattgatccataaacaTTCGAGAGGCAGAACAATCCTCTCACATCTTGGGGTCTTCAGGTCATGTGTCCTGACTTCCATCCTAGATATCTCCATTTCCATGTTCTATTAATCagctgtattatttttttaattttgattggTATTATTTATGTGCCTGTGATGTCATAGTACCCAGAGATATTGACTCCCTTCCTGTGACAGGGGTGTAAACAAGACAAGTCAGCTGTCTCTTACCAGCTCTCCTATGTGTCCCAAGTTTactgtacacctctacccccataacactgtccttgggagccaaaaaaaaaaaaatcttaccacgttataggtgaaaccgcattacattgaacttgctttgatccactggagtgcacagccccgccctcctggagcactgctttaccatgttatatctgaatttgtgttatatgggGTTGTGttacatcggggtagaggtgtactaggaCCTGGCAACCACAAGTGGTTTGGGAGTCTGAAATCCATAGTTACTGAAG encodes the following:
- the LOC127035569 gene encoding translation initiation factor IF-2-like produces the protein MHRLPGFSTPDGAAPQAPRRLPAGPGRAPSPRRRLRFVSQPAGLPADTHPVTRRPRLPGAQGGRARRAPQRPRCSRRRLLPGSGLRSSSSAGDMVPLNPPPPRGPSQSRCCRCLRRFGRSPAPLPAAAPERVTERATAQPPPSWKRQGGQVPGPRPGLSRPAAAMLGEAKESFAKSMASLRAALLDYVTRSMTVRAPTILGDTSQTDPGKPRPIVVAQAICVTEQRRLFSTAILEEAREAKTSPRISFILAGRGFFPPEGITGLRYTTICATTTNTTEGQPKRRADDTKENTAISC